In the Pseudoliparis swirei isolate HS2019 ecotype Mariana Trench chromosome 21, NWPU_hadal_v1, whole genome shotgun sequence genome, one interval contains:
- the LOC130212202 gene encoding zinc finger protein 846-like isoform X1, translating into MSRAEVLRGFVTRTLAAAAREILAAVDSTVSGYEEEAARFRREAERQRRELELLAPPAARDAAGSKGSLSRSLGPVEEEQGDEEEEHQEDSDEAPSRCKKRKLSRPQISDSQTHLDLRVRILDPQTSVLSNSVSSWSLPGLFLVSWSLPGHFLVTSRSLPSLFLVSPPSVLKRSPVLALRCPRGLGEPALVDLLRSSFPRLAADGQRFDVLAADERRSLTPLRMTTLEELQRKSGSSGGKWTLYVRLKENKKDPPTEESEPDGTGPHSSLQEEEDEARPRDMEPEEDEEAEGEEGGTPEPAESKGDDHGVEKEEEEEDHSGGHLKQDKSDEEPEGNEEESKGNEEEPKGNEEETKGNEEEPEGNEEEPEGNEEEPEGNEEETKGNDCKRQSETTREVKAGCSVSKRTKKSGDVRSCKASSSSSSSSSGVAPGAESLLGERSSSSLSGEKPHECDVCRAVFPSEASLAVHQKLHQGAEPERPASFPRRRGTHAAAKKKTTPATHLCGVCGKSLSDYRSLTRHKATHSGERPHGCPVCGRRFKLPGTLRQHEKIHAAHRERSHLCHVCCKMFLTAKQLQIHLRTHGGEKPYRCGECGRGFTAKGPLTVHTRVHTGEAPYRCGECGWAFKRKVNLDNHVTVHSGLKPFVCGVCGKACARKAYLTVHMRTHSGERPYECPLCHKAFTQSHCLKTHMKSHPGAGGGAT; encoded by the exons ATGTCGCGCGCGGAGGTCCTGAGGGGGTTCGTCACGCGCACGCTCGCCGCGGCCGCGCGCGAGATCCTCGCGGCCGTGGACAGCACCGTGAGCGGctacgaggaggaggcggcgcgcTTCCGGCGCGAGGCGGAGCGGCAGCGGCGGGAACTGGAGCTCCTCGCGCCGCCGGCGGCGCGCGACGCGGCGGGATCAAAGGGTTCTTTAA GCCGGAGCCTCGGCCCGGTGGAGGAAGAGcagggtgatgaagaggaggagcaccaGGAGGACTCGGATGAAGCTCCATCAAG atgtaagAAGAGGAAACTTAGCAGACCTCAGATCAGCGACTCACAGACTCACCTGGACCTCAGGGTCCGGATcctggaccctcagacctcCGTGCTCTCAAACAGCG TCTCCTCCTGGTCACTTCCTGGTCTCTTTCTAGTCTCCTGGTCACTTCCTGGTCACTTCCTggtcacttccaggtcacttcCTAGTCTCTTCCTGGTCTCGCCTCCCTCAGTTCTGAAGAGGAGCCCGGTGCTGGCCCTCCGGTGTCCCCGGGGCCTGGGGGAACCGGCCCTGGTGGATCTGCTCCGGTCTTCGTTCCCTCGCCTCGCGGCAGACGGCCAGCGCTTCGACGTGTTGGCGGCGGACGAGAGGCGGAGCCTAACACCTCTGAGGATGACCACGCTGGAGGAGCTCCAGAGGAAGAGCGGCAGCTCGGGGGGGAAGTGGACGCTCTACGTCCGGCTCAAG GAGAACAAGAAGGATCCTCCGACCGAAGAATCGGAGCCGGATGGAACCGGACCTCACAG CtcccttcaggaggaggaagacgaggcacGCCCCCGAGACATGGAAccggaggaagatgaggaagctGAGGGCGAGGAAGGTGGGACGCCGGAGCCGGCCGAGAGCAAAGGTGACGACCATGGCGttgaaaaggaggaagaagaggaggatcacAGCGGCGGCCATTTGAAACAGGACAAGAGCGACGAAGAGCCGGAAGGAAACGAGGAAGAGTCAAAAGGAAACGAGGAAGAGCCGAAAGGAAACGAGGAAGAGACGAAAGGAAACGAGGAAGAGCCGGAAGGAAACGAGGAAGAGCCGGAAGGAAACGAGGAAGAGCCGGAAGGAAACGAGGAAGAGACGAAAGGAAACGACTGCAAACGGCAGTCGGAGACGACGAGGGAAGTAAAAGCCGGATGTTCTGTCTCTAAGAGGACGAAGAAGAGCGGAGACGTCCGGTCCTGCaaagcctcctcttcctcctcctcctcctcttccggcgTCGCGCCGGGGGCGGAGTCGCTCCTCGGcgagcgctcctcctcctccctctcgggGGAGAAACCCCACGAGTGCGACGTCTGCCGCGCCGTGTTCCCCTCCGAGGCGTCGCTGGCAGTTCACCAGAagctccaccagggggcggagccggagCGCCCCGCTTCGTTCCCCCGCCGCCGCGGGACGCACGCCGCCgccaagaagaagacgacgcCGGCGACGCACCTCTGCGGCGTGTGCGGCAAATCCCTCAGCGACTACCGGTCCCTGACCCGCCACAAGGCGACCCACTCCGGGGAGAGACCCCACGGCTGTCCGGTGTGCGGCCGGCGCTTCAAGCTGCCCGGCACGCTGCGGCAGCACGAGAAGATCCACGCCGCGCACCGCGAGCGCTCGCACCTCTGCCACGTCTGCTGCAAGATGTTCCTCACCGCCAAGCAGCTGCAGATCCACCTGCGGACGCACGGCGGCGAGAAGCCGTACCGCTGCGGTGAGTGCGGCCGCGGCTTCACCGCCAAAGGGCCGCTGACCGTCCATACGCGGGTCCACACGGGGGAGGCGCCCTACCGCTGCGGCGAGTGCGGCTGGGCCTTCAAGCGCAAGGTCAACCTGGACAACCACGTGACGGTGCACTCCGGCCTCAAGCCCTTCGTCTGCGGTGTCTGCGGCAAAGCCTGCGCACGCAAGGCCTACCTGACGGTGCACATGCGGACGCACAGCGGGGAGAGACCCTACGAGTGCCCGCTGTGCCACAAGGCCTTCACCCAGAGCCACTGCCTGAAGACGCACATGAAGAGCCACCCGGGGGCCGGTGGTGGGGCCACGtga
- the LOC130212202 gene encoding zinc finger protein 846-like isoform X2, which translates to MSRAEVLRGFVTRTLAAAAREILAAVDSTVSGYEEEAARFRREAERQRRELELLAPPAARDAAGSKGRSLGPVEEEQGDEEEEHQEDSDEAPSRCKKRKLSRPQISDSQTHLDLRVRILDPQTSVLSNSVSSWSLPGLFLVSWSLPGHFLVTSRSLPSLFLVSPPSVLKRSPVLALRCPRGLGEPALVDLLRSSFPRLAADGQRFDVLAADERRSLTPLRMTTLEELQRKSGSSGGKWTLYVRLKENKKDPPTEESEPDGTGPHSSLQEEEDEARPRDMEPEEDEEAEGEEGGTPEPAESKGDDHGVEKEEEEEDHSGGHLKQDKSDEEPEGNEEESKGNEEEPKGNEEETKGNEEEPEGNEEEPEGNEEEPEGNEEETKGNDCKRQSETTREVKAGCSVSKRTKKSGDVRSCKASSSSSSSSSGVAPGAESLLGERSSSSLSGEKPHECDVCRAVFPSEASLAVHQKLHQGAEPERPASFPRRRGTHAAAKKKTTPATHLCGVCGKSLSDYRSLTRHKATHSGERPHGCPVCGRRFKLPGTLRQHEKIHAAHRERSHLCHVCCKMFLTAKQLQIHLRTHGGEKPYRCGECGRGFTAKGPLTVHTRVHTGEAPYRCGECGWAFKRKVNLDNHVTVHSGLKPFVCGVCGKACARKAYLTVHMRTHSGERPYECPLCHKAFTQSHCLKTHMKSHPGAGGGAT; encoded by the exons ATGTCGCGCGCGGAGGTCCTGAGGGGGTTCGTCACGCGCACGCTCGCCGCGGCCGCGCGCGAGATCCTCGCGGCCGTGGACAGCACCGTGAGCGGctacgaggaggaggcggcgcgcTTCCGGCGCGAGGCGGAGCGGCAGCGGCGGGAACTGGAGCTCCTCGCGCCGCCGGCGGCGCGCGACGCGGCGGGATCAAAGG GCCGGAGCCTCGGCCCGGTGGAGGAAGAGcagggtgatgaagaggaggagcaccaGGAGGACTCGGATGAAGCTCCATCAAG atgtaagAAGAGGAAACTTAGCAGACCTCAGATCAGCGACTCACAGACTCACCTGGACCTCAGGGTCCGGATcctggaccctcagacctcCGTGCTCTCAAACAGCG TCTCCTCCTGGTCACTTCCTGGTCTCTTTCTAGTCTCCTGGTCACTTCCTGGTCACTTCCTggtcacttccaggtcacttcCTAGTCTCTTCCTGGTCTCGCCTCCCTCAGTTCTGAAGAGGAGCCCGGTGCTGGCCCTCCGGTGTCCCCGGGGCCTGGGGGAACCGGCCCTGGTGGATCTGCTCCGGTCTTCGTTCCCTCGCCTCGCGGCAGACGGCCAGCGCTTCGACGTGTTGGCGGCGGACGAGAGGCGGAGCCTAACACCTCTGAGGATGACCACGCTGGAGGAGCTCCAGAGGAAGAGCGGCAGCTCGGGGGGGAAGTGGACGCTCTACGTCCGGCTCAAG GAGAACAAGAAGGATCCTCCGACCGAAGAATCGGAGCCGGATGGAACCGGACCTCACAG CtcccttcaggaggaggaagacgaggcacGCCCCCGAGACATGGAAccggaggaagatgaggaagctGAGGGCGAGGAAGGTGGGACGCCGGAGCCGGCCGAGAGCAAAGGTGACGACCATGGCGttgaaaaggaggaagaagaggaggatcacAGCGGCGGCCATTTGAAACAGGACAAGAGCGACGAAGAGCCGGAAGGAAACGAGGAAGAGTCAAAAGGAAACGAGGAAGAGCCGAAAGGAAACGAGGAAGAGACGAAAGGAAACGAGGAAGAGCCGGAAGGAAACGAGGAAGAGCCGGAAGGAAACGAGGAAGAGCCGGAAGGAAACGAGGAAGAGACGAAAGGAAACGACTGCAAACGGCAGTCGGAGACGACGAGGGAAGTAAAAGCCGGATGTTCTGTCTCTAAGAGGACGAAGAAGAGCGGAGACGTCCGGTCCTGCaaagcctcctcttcctcctcctcctcctcttccggcgTCGCGCCGGGGGCGGAGTCGCTCCTCGGcgagcgctcctcctcctccctctcgggGGAGAAACCCCACGAGTGCGACGTCTGCCGCGCCGTGTTCCCCTCCGAGGCGTCGCTGGCAGTTCACCAGAagctccaccagggggcggagccggagCGCCCCGCTTCGTTCCCCCGCCGCCGCGGGACGCACGCCGCCgccaagaagaagacgacgcCGGCGACGCACCTCTGCGGCGTGTGCGGCAAATCCCTCAGCGACTACCGGTCCCTGACCCGCCACAAGGCGACCCACTCCGGGGAGAGACCCCACGGCTGTCCGGTGTGCGGCCGGCGCTTCAAGCTGCCCGGCACGCTGCGGCAGCACGAGAAGATCCACGCCGCGCACCGCGAGCGCTCGCACCTCTGCCACGTCTGCTGCAAGATGTTCCTCACCGCCAAGCAGCTGCAGATCCACCTGCGGACGCACGGCGGCGAGAAGCCGTACCGCTGCGGTGAGTGCGGCCGCGGCTTCACCGCCAAAGGGCCGCTGACCGTCCATACGCGGGTCCACACGGGGGAGGCGCCCTACCGCTGCGGCGAGTGCGGCTGGGCCTTCAAGCGCAAGGTCAACCTGGACAACCACGTGACGGTGCACTCCGGCCTCAAGCCCTTCGTCTGCGGTGTCTGCGGCAAAGCCTGCGCACGCAAGGCCTACCTGACGGTGCACATGCGGACGCACAGCGGGGAGAGACCCTACGAGTGCCCGCTGTGCCACAAGGCCTTCACCCAGAGCCACTGCCTGAAGACGCACATGAAGAGCCACCCGGGGGCCGGTGGTGGGGCCACGtga
- the LOC130212202 gene encoding zinc finger protein 260-like isoform X3, whose amino-acid sequence MSRAEVLRGFVTRTLAAAAREILAAVDSTVSGYEEEAARFRREAERQRRELELLAPPAARDAAGSKGSLSRSLGPVEEEQGDEEEEHQEDSDEAPSRCKKRKLSRPQISDSQTHLDLRVRILDPQTSVLSNSVLKRSPVLALRCPRGLGEPALVDLLRSSFPRLAADGQRFDVLAADERRSLTPLRMTTLEELQRKSGSSGGKWTLYVRLKENKKDPPTEESEPDGTGPHSSLQEEEDEARPRDMEPEEDEEAEGEEGGTPEPAESKGDDHGVEKEEEEEDHSGGHLKQDKSDEEPEGNEEESKGNEEEPKGNEEETKGNEEEPEGNEEEPEGNEEEPEGNEEETKGNDCKRQSETTREVKAGCSVSKRTKKSGDVRSCKASSSSSSSSSGVAPGAESLLGERSSSSLSGEKPHECDVCRAVFPSEASLAVHQKLHQGAEPERPASFPRRRGTHAAAKKKTTPATHLCGVCGKSLSDYRSLTRHKATHSGERPHGCPVCGRRFKLPGTLRQHEKIHAAHRERSHLCHVCCKMFLTAKQLQIHLRTHGGEKPYRCGECGRGFTAKGPLTVHTRVHTGEAPYRCGECGWAFKRKVNLDNHVTVHSGLKPFVCGVCGKACARKAYLTVHMRTHSGERPYECPLCHKAFTQSHCLKTHMKSHPGAGGGAT is encoded by the exons ATGTCGCGCGCGGAGGTCCTGAGGGGGTTCGTCACGCGCACGCTCGCCGCGGCCGCGCGCGAGATCCTCGCGGCCGTGGACAGCACCGTGAGCGGctacgaggaggaggcggcgcgcTTCCGGCGCGAGGCGGAGCGGCAGCGGCGGGAACTGGAGCTCCTCGCGCCGCCGGCGGCGCGCGACGCGGCGGGATCAAAGGGTTCTTTAA GCCGGAGCCTCGGCCCGGTGGAGGAAGAGcagggtgatgaagaggaggagcaccaGGAGGACTCGGATGAAGCTCCATCAAG atgtaagAAGAGGAAACTTAGCAGACCTCAGATCAGCGACTCACAGACTCACCTGGACCTCAGGGTCCGGATcctggaccctcagacctcCGTGCTCTCAAACAGCG TTCTGAAGAGGAGCCCGGTGCTGGCCCTCCGGTGTCCCCGGGGCCTGGGGGAACCGGCCCTGGTGGATCTGCTCCGGTCTTCGTTCCCTCGCCTCGCGGCAGACGGCCAGCGCTTCGACGTGTTGGCGGCGGACGAGAGGCGGAGCCTAACACCTCTGAGGATGACCACGCTGGAGGAGCTCCAGAGGAAGAGCGGCAGCTCGGGGGGGAAGTGGACGCTCTACGTCCGGCTCAAG GAGAACAAGAAGGATCCTCCGACCGAAGAATCGGAGCCGGATGGAACCGGACCTCACAG CtcccttcaggaggaggaagacgaggcacGCCCCCGAGACATGGAAccggaggaagatgaggaagctGAGGGCGAGGAAGGTGGGACGCCGGAGCCGGCCGAGAGCAAAGGTGACGACCATGGCGttgaaaaggaggaagaagaggaggatcacAGCGGCGGCCATTTGAAACAGGACAAGAGCGACGAAGAGCCGGAAGGAAACGAGGAAGAGTCAAAAGGAAACGAGGAAGAGCCGAAAGGAAACGAGGAAGAGACGAAAGGAAACGAGGAAGAGCCGGAAGGAAACGAGGAAGAGCCGGAAGGAAACGAGGAAGAGCCGGAAGGAAACGAGGAAGAGACGAAAGGAAACGACTGCAAACGGCAGTCGGAGACGACGAGGGAAGTAAAAGCCGGATGTTCTGTCTCTAAGAGGACGAAGAAGAGCGGAGACGTCCGGTCCTGCaaagcctcctcttcctcctcctcctcctcttccggcgTCGCGCCGGGGGCGGAGTCGCTCCTCGGcgagcgctcctcctcctccctctcgggGGAGAAACCCCACGAGTGCGACGTCTGCCGCGCCGTGTTCCCCTCCGAGGCGTCGCTGGCAGTTCACCAGAagctccaccagggggcggagccggagCGCCCCGCTTCGTTCCCCCGCCGCCGCGGGACGCACGCCGCCgccaagaagaagacgacgcCGGCGACGCACCTCTGCGGCGTGTGCGGCAAATCCCTCAGCGACTACCGGTCCCTGACCCGCCACAAGGCGACCCACTCCGGGGAGAGACCCCACGGCTGTCCGGTGTGCGGCCGGCGCTTCAAGCTGCCCGGCACGCTGCGGCAGCACGAGAAGATCCACGCCGCGCACCGCGAGCGCTCGCACCTCTGCCACGTCTGCTGCAAGATGTTCCTCACCGCCAAGCAGCTGCAGATCCACCTGCGGACGCACGGCGGCGAGAAGCCGTACCGCTGCGGTGAGTGCGGCCGCGGCTTCACCGCCAAAGGGCCGCTGACCGTCCATACGCGGGTCCACACGGGGGAGGCGCCCTACCGCTGCGGCGAGTGCGGCTGGGCCTTCAAGCGCAAGGTCAACCTGGACAACCACGTGACGGTGCACTCCGGCCTCAAGCCCTTCGTCTGCGGTGTCTGCGGCAAAGCCTGCGCACGCAAGGCCTACCTGACGGTGCACATGCGGACGCACAGCGGGGAGAGACCCTACGAGTGCCCGCTGTGCCACAAGGCCTTCACCCAGAGCCACTGCCTGAAGACGCACATGAAGAGCCACCCGGGGGCCGGTGGTGGGGCCACGtga